From a single Solanum dulcamara chromosome 4, daSolDulc1.2, whole genome shotgun sequence genomic region:
- the LOC129886934 gene encoding uncharacterized protein LOC129886934, translating into MGSGDGEDDRTFRVSFTAEGFAKLRERVNEKLKEFMGDYTDDTLVEYVIVLLKNGRRKEEARNELNVFLAEDSVSFVDWLWDHLGSNIDLYVQQKDPDTGGGAKTKPAIVEQPAKNDMHHLDADKEKLNKSKSCYRRELKGLVSDGHPTRHSSLADNIPKEEEAHRTVGHAKRSLSPQPELLRKRSRPEEKPKKRESIRQPPIAATRRLLQFAVRDAVATSRPSNSPLAPSPSLKRLRSVVSTSVDESSLPERPQRIRSVARAPTALATAIRAVAEAAKDVTKVRSAVNVFDRLGRATDIPDPSIRLEESRQAVAEDVKDQSFANADEAYSTYLHRSGYSGKHIGKSMLHDDAVVVYDSASDDEAVRGSSAVNRMAMDASRTGAPVKNISENPLTVEHGVAYNVDDILDKSQKDQDRPTFAPAALHQPMNIPLNVNTWKSPQYQEARQSFEIENRRSARSSEGLAEKPDMLLTKESTNPFAVTNGTVKPYVETPKESQKTAVFNQGLYSTGAPTEDADSRTIFVNNVHFAATKDSLSRHFNKFGEVLKVVILTDAGSGQPKGSAYVEFMRKESAENALSLDGTSFMSRIVKVVRKSSATPEAASGTVWPRVTRGGPFAVSRFGRVPFPRGIPTLYRSRLPIRPGARSMQWKRDAHPTSIENSGLATPSSNAVPSPIPRSMTYVRAEAKTNGNSSAA; encoded by the exons GAATATGTCATAGTCTTGTTAAAAAATGGTAGGCGTAAAGAGGAAGCAAGAAATGAATTGAATGTTTTTCTTGCAGAAGACAGTGTCTCCTTTGTTGATTG GCTATGGGATCACCTGGGATCAAATATAGATTTGTATGTGCAACAAAAGGATCCTGATACAGGAGGAGGGGCAAAAACGAAACCCGCTATTGTCGAGCAGCCTGCAAAGAATGATATGCACCACCTGGATGCTGATAAAGAGAAATTAAATAAATCTAAAAGCTGTTACCGAAGGGAGTTGAAAGGGCTGGTTAGTGATGGACACCCTACTCGACATAGTTCTTTGGCTGACAACATTCCCAAAGAGGAGGAAGCTCATCGAACAGTTGGTCATGCAAAGCGTTCCCTCTCCCCCCAGCCAGAACTTCTGAGAAAAAGAAGCAGACCTGAAGAAAAGCCGAAAAAG AGGGAAAGCATTCGTCAACCACCAATTGCTGCTACTCGGAGGTTGCTGCAATTTGCAGTAAGAGATGCTGTGGCTACTTCTAGGCCATCCAATTCCCCTCTAGCTCCCTCACCTTCACTAAAGCGTCTTCGCTCTGTGGTCTCTACATCTGTGGATGAATCATCCCTTCCAGAACGCCCACAGAGGATACGGTCGGTTGCAAGAGCACCAACTGCCTTGGCCACTGCTATTAGAGCTGTTGCAGAAGCTGCAAAAGATGTAACAAAAGTTAGATCGGCCGTTAATGTGTTTGATAGGCTGGGTCGTGCTACTGATATTCCCGATCCTTCAATCCGATTGGAAGAATCTAGGCAAGCTGTTGCTGAAGATGTAAAAGATCAATCTTTTGCTAATGCAGACGAGGCATACTCAACTTACCTTCACAGAAGTGGTTATAGTGGAAAACATATTGGGAAATCTATGTTGCATGATGATGCTGTGGTTGTTTATGATTCAGCATCGGATGATGAGGCTGTTCGTGGTAGCAGCGCTGTGAATAGAATGGCTATGGATGCCTCTAGAACTGGTGCACCTGTTAAAAACATAAGTGAGAATCCACTTACAGTCGAGCATGGTGTTGCTTACAATGTGGATGATATTTTGGACAAGTCGCAGAAGGACCAGGATCGACCTACATTTGCTCCTGCTGCTCTTCACCAGCCAATGAATATCCCACTTAATGTGAATACCTGGAAATCACCTCAGTATCAGGAGGCAAGACAGTCATTTGAGATAGAGAATCGGAGATCTGCCCGAAGCAGTGAAGGCTTGGCCGAAAAACCTGACATGCTGTTGACCAAAGAAAGCACTAATCCTTTTGCAGTTACTAATGGAACT GTCAAACCATATGTGGAGACACCGAAGGAATCTCAGAAGACAGCTGTTTTTAATCAGG GTTTGTATTCTACTGGTGCACCTACAGAAGATGCTGATTCACGGACCATCTTTGTCAACAAT GTTCATTTTGCTGCTACAAAGGATAGCCTTTCTCGGCACTTCAATAAATTTGGGGAAGTGCTTAAAGTGGTAATCCTGACTGATGCTGGATCTGGGCAACCCAAAGG ATCAGCTTATGTAGAGTTCATGAGAAAAGAATCTGCAGAGAATGCTTTATCTCTTGATGGAACATCGTTCATGTCACGCATTGTGAAG GTTGTGAGGAAAAGCTCTGCCACTCCTGAAGCAGCTTCTGGCACTGTATGGCCTCGTGTTACGAGAGGTGGTCCCTTTGCCGTTTCTAGGTTTGGCCGGGTTCCTTTTCCTAGAGGCATCCCCACTTTGTACAGGTCCCGGCTCCCAATCAGGCCTGGTGCTAGAAGTATGCAATGGAAACGAGATGCTCACCCCACATCGATTGAGAACTCTGGTTTGGCTACACCCTCGAGTAATGCAGTTCCTTCTCCCATTCCTCggagtatgacatatgtacgaGCAGAAGCCAAGACAAATGGAAATTCTAGTGCAGCTTAG